One stretch of Narcine bancroftii isolate sNarBan1 chromosome 8, sNarBan1.hap1, whole genome shotgun sequence DNA includes these proteins:
- the LOC138742126 gene encoding spidroin-1-like: MTLSRRLYQGKLLLLGAAQFPQHPYCRPSHLTADCFEDDQIGGGGVGRGVRGAEDAGRAGAEDAGRAGAEDAGRAGAEDAGRAGAEDAGRAGAEDAGRAGAEDAGRAGAEDAGRAGGGRRGACGGGRRGACGGGRRGACGAEDAGRAGAEDAGRAGAEDAGRAGAEDAGRAGAEDAGRAGAEDAGRAGAEDAGRAGAEDAGRAGAEDAGRAGAKTRGVRGRKTRGVRGRKTRGVRGRKTRGVRGRKTRGVRGRKTRGVRGRKTRGVRGRKTRGVRGRKTRGVRGRKTRGVRGRKTRGVRGRKTRGVRGRKTRGVRGRKTRGVRGRKTRGVRGRKTRGVRGGRRGACGGRKTRGVRGRKTRGVRGRKTRGVRGAEDAGRAGAEDAGRAGAEDAGRAGAEDAGACGGGRRGACGGGRRGACGGGRRGACGGGRRGACGGGRRGAWRGER; encoded by the exons ATGACTTTGAGCAGGAGACTCTACCAGGGAAAACTTTTGCTGCTTGGAGCTGCCCAGTTCCCACAACATCCCTACTGCAGGCCGTCACATTTGACTGCCGACTGCTTTGAAGATGATCAAATCGGTGGT ggaggggttgggcgGGGCGTGCGGGGGGCGGAAGACGCGGGGCGTGCGGGGGCGGAAGACGCGGGGCGTGCGGGGGCGGAAGACGCGGGGCGTGCGGGGGCGGAAGACGCGGGGCGTGCGGGGGCGGAAGACGCGGGGCGTGCGGGGGCGGAAGACGCGGGGCGTGCGGGGGCGGAAGACGCGGGGCGTGCGGGGGCGGAAGACGCGGGGCGTGCGGGGGGCGGAAGACGCGGGGCGTGCGGGGGCGGAAGACGCGGGGCGTGCGGGGGCGGAAGACGCGGGGCGTGCGGGGCAGAAGACGCGGGGCGTGCGGGGGCGGAAGACGCGGGACGTGCGGGGGCGGAAGACGCGGGGCGTGCGGGGGCGGAAGACGCGGGGCGTGCGGGGGCGGAAGACGCGGGGCGTGCGGGGGCGGAAGACGCGGGGCGTGCGGGGGCGGAAGACGCGGGGCGTGCGGGGGCAGAAGACGCGGGGCGTGCGGGGGCGGAAGACGCGGGGCGTGCGGGGGCGAAGACGCGGGGCGTGCGGGGGCGGAAGACGCGGGGCGTGCGGGGGCGGAAGACGCGGGGCGTGCGGGGGCGGAAGACGCGGGGCGTGCGGGGGCGGAAGACGCGGGGCGTGCGGGGGCGGAAGACGCGGGGCGTGCGGGGGCGGAAGACGCGGGGCGTGCGGGGGCGGAAGACGCGGGGCGTGCGGGGGCGGAAGACGCGGGGCGTGCGGGGGCGGAAGACGCGGGGCGTGCGGGGGCGGAAGACGCGGGGCGTGCGGGGGCGGAAGACGCGGGGCGTGCGGGGGCGGAAGACGCGGGGCGTGCGGGGGCGGAAGACGCGGGGCGTGCGGGGGCGGAAGACGCGGGGCGTGCGGGGGCGGAAGACGCGGGGCGTGCGGGGCGGAAGACGCGGGGCGTGCGGGGGGCGGAAGACGCGGGGCGTGCGGGGGCGGAAGACGCGGGGCGTGCGGGGGCGGAAGACGCGGGGCGTGCGGGGGGCGGAAGACGCGGGGCGTGCGGGGGCGGAAGACGCGGGGCGTGCGGGGGCGGAAGACGCGGGGCGTGCGGGGGCGGAAGACGCCGGGGCGTGCGGGGGCGGAAGACGCGGGGCGTGCGGGGGCGGAAGACGCGGGGCGTGCGGGGGCGGAAGACGCGGGGCGTGCGGGGGCGGAAGACGTGGGGCGTGCGGGGGCGGAAGACGCGGCGCGTGGCGGGGCGAAAGATGA